The following coding sequences are from one Diabrotica virgifera virgifera chromosome 2, PGI_DIABVI_V3a window:
- the LOC114328889 gene encoding uncharacterized protein LOC114328889, with amino-acid sequence MPTVLLDYEDMNNTIDTNGSFIRESMEITAGAANFSGANLKETEDVSEITDDKHNCKRNSQILYNIQSLLIEVNERLIEVNNKLSANPQQSLEGPSVDDVLERISIELPVDSEEKLENLEQFLASTENYKSLVQYFAKMGGINLCDFVKRCLGPIMSDSMAMAYSFIGRKGKLNFSKLQLSKAVIESSERTGLQKTRKETEYAVALWLRKSKERCMKRI; translated from the exons ATGCCTACAGTGCTGTTAGACTATGAGGATATGAACAATACAATTGATACAAATGGTAGTTTTATTAGAGAGAGTATGGAAATTACCGCTGGCGCAGCCAATTTCTCAGGCGCAAATTTAAAAG AAACTGAGGATGTTTCTGAAATAACGGATGATAAACATAATTGCAAACGCAATTCACAAATACTCTACAACATACAGAGCCTGTTAATAGAGGTCAATGAAAGACTAATAGAGGTCAATAATAAATTGTCTGCCAATCCTCAACAGTCATTGGAAGGACCATCAGTGGACGATGTTTTAGAAAGAATTTCTATAGAGCTGCCAGTGGATAGTGAAGAAAAACTAGAAAATCTAGAACAATTTTTGGCATCTACCGAAAATTATAAATCTTTG gTCCAATATTTTGCCAAGATGGGAGGCATTAATCTGTGTGATTTTGTGAAAAGATGTTTGGGCCCAATAATGTCAGACTCGATGGCAATGGCCTATTCTTTTATAGGCAGAAAAGGGAAATTGAACTTTTCAAAGCTACAGCTTTCAAAGGCAGTTATtg AATCATCTGAGAGAACTGGCTTACAAAAAACAAGGAAGGAGACAGAATATGCTGTAGCCTTGTGGCTAAGAAAATCCAAGGAAAGATGCATGAAGAGAATAtaa